TCCTGTGCCCAGCCCTGGGCGTTCAGCCGGTGGTCCCGGAACTCGCTCTCGGTGAGGCCCGGTGACACCAGCCGCACGCCGATGCCCTCGGCGGCCAGCTCCGTGCGCAAGGACTCCGTCATCGCGTTCACCGCCGCCTTCGACGCGCAATACCCGCCGAGCAGTGGCAGCCCTCGATGCCCCAGCACCGAGCTGACGTTCACCACGTGCGCCCCGCGCCGCCCGCGCAGCAGCGGCAGCGCCGCCCGCGTCACCCGCCACAGCGCGAACACGTTCAGCTCGAATACCTGCCGCAGCTGCTCCTCGCTGATGGCCTCCAGCGGCCCGTACAACCCCTGGCCCGCGTTGTTCACCAGCACGTCCAGCCCACCGAAGTCCGCGCGGACCTGGGCCATGAGCCGCTCCACGTCCTCGCCGCGAGTCACGTCGCACCGCACCGCCAGTGCCCGGACCCCCAGTGACTTGGCTTCACGGGCCGCGTCCTCCAGCCGCTCCAGCCGCCGGGCGGCGAGCACCACGTGGGCGCCCGCCTCCGCGTAGGCCCGGGCCGCCGCGCGGCCGATGCCGCTGGAAGCGCCTGTGATCAGGACGACTCGCTCCGTCAGGGGTCGGCTCTTCATGGTGGCGAGGACCATACTCCCAGGGTTCCCCACCCGGACTGTCATTCAACCCACCCCCAGGGCTCGTTTCCCTGCCTGTTCCCCTTCTGGCGGAGCGAGCGAACGCCTAGGATGCGCCGCCTCGATGCGGCGCCCACCCCTCCACAACGACTTCTCCTGGTCCAAGAGCCGCCACGAGAAGTTCTCCGAGTGCCTGCGCTCCTACTACTTCTACTACTACCGCTCCTGGGGCGGCTGGGAGTCGGACGCGCCCAAGGACGTGCGGGAGCTGTACGTGCTCAAGAAGCTGGCCAACCGCTTCAGTTGGGCGGGCAGCGTCGTGCACGAGAGCATCAAGGACGTGCTGCTGGACTGGCGCGCCGGCCGCGTGGTGGACCCCGCCGTGGTGGAGGCTCGCGCACGCAAGCTGATGCAGGACGACTACCGCCACTCGCGCGGCAAGGCCTACTGGACGCAGAAGTACCGCAAGCAGTTCACCGGCCTCGTGGAGCACGAGTACGCCGAGGCGCTCCCCGACGAGGCCTGGAAGCAGAACTGGGAGACGGTGCGCGTGGCGCTCGCGTGGTTCTTCAACTCGCGCTGGCCGCTGCTCGCCAAGAGCCTCAAGCCCGAGCAGTGGCTGGAGGTGGACGCGGGCTTCGACTTCGCCCACTTCACGCTCGGCGGCCTCAAGGTCTTCGCCATCCCCGACTTCGCCTTCGTGGACCAGGACGGCGCGCCCGTCGTCGTGGACTGGAAGACGGGCAAGTCTCGCGACGGCTATGACGAGCAGGTGCTCGGCTACGCGCTGTACGTGTCCCAGCGCTACCGCTTCCCCGTGGAGAAGGTGCGCGCGTCGCTGGTGTACCTCAACGAGGGCAAGGAGCAGGACGTCCAGGTGGACCTGGGCGCCATGGACTCCTTCCACCGGCACTTCGAGACGAGCGTGGCGAAGATGCGCGCGCTCCTGAAGGACCCCGTCACCAACACGCCGCTGGACGCGGACGCGTTCCCTCGCTCGGAGACGCTGTCGCCCTGCATGCGCTGCGTGTTCCGCAGGCCCTGCGGGCGCGAGGCCGAGGCGCTCGCCGAACAGCAGGCGCGAGCGGCGCAGTCTCAGCAGGTGGCCTGAGCCGTCAGCGCGTGGAGGCGAGCCTTCGCACCACGACGCCGGCGGCGTTCATCCCGAAGCACGAGGTGACGAAGGACACGCTGCCATCGATTTGCGTGCGGTGGTCGCACGTGTGGAACTCGTTGTCCTGCGGGCAGACACACAGGAACCCGTCCGTCGCGTCGTCGTAGTTGAGGGCCACCGGCATGCGGCGCGCCTCGATGGAGTACACGGCGGTGATGCCGGTGTGCCGCTCGGTCTCCACGCCGTACTTGCGCTTGAGCAGCTTGCGGATGTCCTTGGCGAACGGGTCCATGTGCGTCTCGGACAGGTCCTCCACGCGGATGGCCGTCGGATCCAACCGCGCGGCGGCGCCCATCGAGCTGACCACGGGGATGCCCAGCGACACGCACCGGTGCAGCAGGTGCAGCTTCGCCTTCACGTTGTCGATGGCGTCCACCACGAAGTCGTACTTGCCGGCGGGCAGCATCTGCTCGGCGACCTCTTCGCGGTAGAACTCGCGCACCGCCTCCACCCGGGCCTCCGGGTTGATTTCGCGGCAGCGCTGCGCCATCAGCTCCGCCTTCGACTTGCCCACGCCCTTCACCGTCGCGTGGAGCTGGCGGTTGGTGTTGGTGACGCAGACGTCGTCGTGGTCCACCAGCGTCAGGTGACCGATGCCGCTGCGCACCAGGCCCTCGGCCGCGTAGCTGCCCACGCCGCCCAGGCCGAACACCACCACGCGCGCGTTGGCGAGCCGCTCCATGGCGTTGTCCCCCAGCAGGCGGCCGGTGCGGTCGAAGCGGCGCGACAGCTTGAACGGCCGGGCGAGCGAGCCAGTCGCCGCGTTCGGCGTGGCCGCCGTGGCGGGCGGAGTCTCGGGCTGAGGAGGGGCGGGCGGTGGGGGCTGCGGGTTCATGGGGGTCCTCTATAACGCGACCGCTCGCCTACCGCGAAGCGGGGGGAAAACCTTCCCGGAACAGGCGCCGGGCATTCTCGGTCGTCCGCTGGGCGACCTCGTCCAGGGGCTCTCCCCGCACGCGGGCCATCCCCTCCAGGATGTGGGGCAGGTAGGCCGGCTCGGAGCGGCCGCCCCGGTGAGGGGTGGGCGCCTGGTCCGGCGCGTCCGTCTCCGCCATCAGCCGGTCCAGGGGGATGGCGCGCAGCGCGTCCAGGGGCTTTCGCGCCTCGGCCCACGTCACCGGCCCGGCGAAGGAGAAGTGGCAGCCCTTCTGGAGGTAGAAGCGCGCCAGCTCCACGCCGCCGCTGTAGCTGTGCATGAGCACGCCCGCCTCGGGCAGCTCCTCCTGCTTGAACATCTCGATGAGGGCCGGGTGGAGCCGGTGGCAGTGCATCAACACCGGCAGCTGGTGCTTGCGCGCGAGCGCCAGGTGCCGCCGCAGCACGGACACCTGCCGCTCGAGCGGCGCGCCGGGCAGGGATGGACCATCGAGTCCACACTCGCCCACGGCGATGGCGCCGCCCTTGGACAGCAGCGCGTCGAGCAGCTCCAGCGCCGCGTCGTCCTCCTCGGGCGTCATGTCTGGCAACAGCTGGGGGTGGATGCCCAGACCCACCTGGAGGCGCGGCTCCGCGCGTGACAGCTCCAGCAGGGGCTCCCAGTCGTGGGTGCCGACGCCGGGGACGAGGATGCCTTGCAGCCCCGCGGCCCAGGCGCGCTCCAGCACGAGCGTCCTGTCCTCATCGAATCGCGTCGCATCGAGATGGCAGTGGGTGTCGATCATTCATCACGCTGGAGTGAATCGCCGTTCATTCAGGAACATGCTCACTGCAACCCGCCCTCGCGAACCATTCCGTCCCTTCGGAGCGAGGCTATACGCCCTTCACTCACTTGGAGGGGCTGAATGGACAAGCGAATCGTCGGCGCGCTGTGCTGCGCGCTGTGGGTTCTGTCGACGGGGTGTGGTGACGAATGTGTGGACCAGTTCGATTGTCGCAGTGACAAGGGGCAGCCCGCCGAGGGGCAGGAGTGGGTCTGCACCGGCGACAACGAGTGCGAGCAGCGCCCCATCCAGACGCCGACCCCCGAGCCGGACGCCGGTGGTGGAGACGACGACGCGGGTGTCCCCGACGCGGGAGTGCCGGACGCGGGTGTCCCCGACGCGGGCACGGGTGACGACGCGGGCACGCCCGACGGTGGTGGCCAGGGCACCGGCGCGAAGGGGGATGCCTGCACGGGGTCCGGGGACTGCGGTCCGGGCCTTCGCTGCGAGGGCGCTCCGCTCACGTGTCAGGCGATGCATGTCGCGGTGACGGGCCGGGACGATGCCGGAGTCTCCGCGGCGCTGGTGATGCGCTACGACACGCCGGGCATGACGTCGCTGAGCGCGGCGGGCACCGACAGCCGCTATCCGCGCTGGGGTCCGGGCGGTACGCACCTCTCGTTCGCGCAGGGCGCGGTGGACACCGCGACGGAGAAGAGCGCCGGTGACCTCACCGTGCGCGAGGTCCCCCTCGTCGAGGGCCAGGGCGTGGTCGTCGCCGACGGCGGCACGGGCAACACGGAGGCCTTCCGCTCGATGGAGTGGGAGCCGGGCACCGCCATCGCGTGGGTGCGGCAGAACGGCAGCCAGCGCTCCGGCATCTCGGCGGTGACGCCGGGCGGCACCGGGGGCGTGGTGCAGGCGACGACGACGGGCGCGTTCCCGGACTGGTCGCGTGACGGGACGACGTTCGTCTACAACGTGAACGGCGAGGGCCTGTTCACCGCGGCCGGAGGGGGCGCCGCGCCGACGCCGCTGGCCAACGCCGGGACGACGGCGGAGCAGGCGCACTACAACCGCGTGAATGACCAGCTGCTGTTCCTGGCCAACCCGAACAACGAGCTGGTGACCTTCGAGGGGGACACCACGCCCACGCCGCTGGTCCGGCTCTACAACATCAACGTGACGGGCGGCGGCGCGCCCCAGCTCGTCGCGGACGTGTCCACCGAGGCGTCCACCGACGGCACCGTGGACTCGTTCATCGCGAGCCCCATCTGGGCGCCGGATGGCACCTGGGCCGCGTACGTGCGCGCGTACTACTTCCGGCCCACGACGGGCGGCGCGGTGCTGTGCGGCGGAGCGGTGTCGCCGTGCCAGGACCGCTCGGGCAACGTCATCTTCCTGCGCGCCATCAACCCGCAGGACGGCTCCGCCACGGGTACCGAGGTGCGGCTGGTGGATGACGGCACGCTGCCGTCGTTCTCGCCGGATGGCCGCTTCGTCGCGTTCATCAAGGCGGGGCAACTGCATGTGCAGCGCATCGATCCGGCGACGGGCGCGCAGGAGGGCGCGGCCATCATCCACCCGAAGGCGGGCTTCACGCTGCAGACGGGCGACAGCGACGACCACCGTCCTCGCTGGCAGCCTCGCTGAACTGACTCCCGGGCGGGGAGTGGCTGAGCGCTCCTCGCCTGGGTCACCGTGACGACCGACGTGTCCGCCCCGGGTGTTCCGTGGACATGTCCACGCTCGCGGCCTGTCGTCCTCCGCGCGCGACGCATCGGGCCTTGCCTGTCCTGGGGCCACGGGAATAGAGGGGTCCGGCTGACGGGCCTGGTGCCCTCTGTCCCGGAGGACGCGGATGAAGATGCTGCTCGTGACGTTGGGAGTCCTGCTGTTCGCCGGCTGCGCCACGCTCCCGAGCCTGCCGGTGGACGTGGGCGGTGGCGGAACCGTGTCCGAGGACCCGCACCCGGACATGGCGCCTGTGCGCCTCCAGACGCGCGCGGGCACCTTCCTGGTGCACCCCAACAATGCCGAGGACTTCGCTCGCGCGCTGGCGGGTGAGCCCACCCAGCGGCACTACACCACCGGCATGCTCCTGGCCGGGGAGTGAACCTGGGGCCCTGCCGCCGAGGCTCGGAAGCCACGGTGCGGGCCACCGGTAGTTCCTACGCTGAAAAAAGCGGAGGGTTTCAGCCCACCACGACGATGCGGCGCCCCAGGGCCCGCGTCATCTGCGGTGACGTCATCACCGCCAGCGCCTCACCGAGCTCCCCGCCCGCCGTGTCGAAGGCCGCGGCGATGACCTCCCCCACGGTGAGGTGGGCCTTCTCGGCGGCCACCCGGGCCCGCTGAGCCGTCCGCCGCAGTGCTGGCATCACCCGTCGCCCTTGCCGGCGCATCGGGACGCTCTTGCGTGTCGTCGTCTTGGCCATGTGCTCCTCCCACCTCGCGTTGCTGCGCGGGTGAGTACACCTGGGGTCTGACATATGCAGACGAGGTGCCAGCCGGACGCTCACCTGACGGGTAACGCGTACTAAGGGTTTTCCCTGGCACGGAGCGGGGTTCCAGGTTCACCACCGCACGCAGAGCACCGCAACCCCGGAGGGGTTCCTCGTTCTGTCGAGTTAATTCGTTCATCCAGACCCGCAATCTCGACGTTTCGTTCAAGAATCGAGAGTTCACTACAAGCCGCGAACACGGCGAGTGCGCTCGGTCTTGAATGACCCATGTGTCGCTGGCGCCCCGCCGGATTGGTCAAAAAATTGGCAGTTGGGGGTGTGGGCTGACATGGGCGTCGCGCCCTCGTGGGCGGAGTGTTCGGTGCGGTATACGCGGGCCATGCCTCAGACCCTCTGCCCGAGCTGCGGTCACAGCCCCATTCCCCGGGGCGCCTCGGCCTGTCCCGCCTGTGGTGAGCCCTTCGACCATCTGCAGTCCTACAAGAAGGTCGGCCGCACGCGGCTGGACCGCTTGGGGGACGCGGTGGATGACGAGGCCACCGTCTTCGGCGGCGACCTGGTGACGAGCGCCGTCTCCGCGCATCCGGGCCCGGTGGCGGCGGTGTTGGGGGCGGGCGCGGCCGCGTGGTTCCTGCGGGCCGGTGGGGTGCTGGGCTCGCTGCAGGACCCGTCGTGGACGTACGGGCTGGTGGCGTTGGACCTGGTGCTCGCGCTGGTGCTGGTGCTCAACCGGGGGCCGGTGAAGGGCATCGCCCAGACGGGCTTGACGGTGCAGTTGGTCGCCACGGCGTGGCTCGCGCGCGGAGCGCCGACGGCGCCCGTGCACGTGGCCTACTTCGCGCTGGGCCTGGTGGCGTTGTTCCTGGTGGTGGGGGAGCCCGGTCCCGCGCGGCGTTACACGGGCCTGGGGTTGGGGCTCGCCACGGCGCTGGCCTCGGCCGTGCTCCTGGCGATGCCGGGCACGGGGGCGTCCCTGGGAGGCGGGGGCGTGCGGCAGCTCTTGGTGGGCAGTGAGCTGGGGTATCGGCTGGAGCTGCCGGTGGGGTGGGAGCGGCTGACGCGTGAGCAGCTCGCCACGCACCTGCCGCTGCCCGCGGCGACGCTGCACGGCAGCGGCGTGGGCTTCGGCGACATGGCGCGCGGGCGCTACGGCTTCCTCTGGGTGGAGCGCTCCACAGGCGTGAAGCTGGAGGCCGGCTGCCAGGGGCTGTTGAGCGCGGTGGGCACCGGTGAGGAGGCGCGCACGGCGTCGCCCGCGGCGCTGGGGTCGCGCTCGAAGCTGTACACGCTGAGCACGTCGGCGGGCGCGAGGGGCACGCTGGGCTGCGGGCTGTTGCCGGATGGTCGACTGGTGGGGCTCGCGGTGGTGGCCGCCGGGTCGGGTGACGCACAGCCGGGCGACACGGGAGGGCAGGAGTCCTTCGCCGCGGTGGGCGAGGGGCTCGCGTTGCAGTAAACGGGCGCGGCCATGAACGTCCAGGTCCTGTTCCACGACAACTGCTTCGACGGCGCCGCGAGCGCCGCGGTGTTCACCCGCTTCTACCGGGAGCGTGTCCGCGCGGACGCGGCGTTCCGCTACCAGGGGCTGAACCACAAGCCGGGCGCGGAGGGCATCGACCCGGCCGTCTTCACGGGCGAGGAGAACGTCATCGTCGACTTCCGCTACAGCCAGGACGCTCGGCTGACGTGGTGGTTCGACCACCATGCCTCCGCGTTCCAGCAGTCGGGGGACGAGGCGCACTTCCGCGCGGACTCGAGCGGGCGCAAGTTCCACGACGCGCACCGCAAGAGTTGCACGAAGTACCTGGCGGACGTGGCGCGAGAGCGCTTCGGCTGGGACGCGTCCGCGCTCTCGGACCTCATCCACTGGGCGGAAATCATCGACGGGGCCCAGTTCCCCTCGCCGCAGATGGCGGTGGCGCTGGAGGAGCCCGCGCTGCGCATCATGACGGTGCTGGAGGCGAACAAGGACCCGGCGCTCATCCCCGAGGTCATCCGCCGCATGCAGTCGGAGTCGCTCGCGGACATCGCCGCCTCGCCGCTCATCGCGGGGCCGCTGGCGCCGCTGCTCGCGCGCCATCAGGCGAACATCGAGCTGGTGCGCTCGCGGGCCCGCTACGAGCGCGGCGTCGTCTTCTTCGACCTGGTGGACGAGGGCGTGGACAGCCTCAACAAGTTCATCGCGTACGCGCTCTATCCGGACGCGCGCTACACGCTGTGGGTGGGGCGGGGGACGTCGCGCGCGAAGGTGTCGCTCGGCTCCAACCCGTGGAAGCCGGAGCTGCGCCAGCATGACCTTTCCGCCATCGCTGGCAGGTACGGTGGCGGCGGGCATCCGGTGGTGGCGGCGGCCAGCTTCAAGGCGGACCAGGCGGACAAGGCCCGCGCCGCGTACCAGGAGGTTCTCGCGGAGCTGTCCACCGCGGGGTGAGGCTACGGCTGGCCGCGCTCGAAGAAGGTGAAGCCGGCCTGTCGCAGCAGTCGCACCACGGTCACCATGGGCAGGCCCTGCACGTTCGCGCGGTCGCCGTCGAGCCGCGCCAGCAGCGCCTGTCCCGCGCCCTCCACGCGGTAGCTGCCGCAGCAGCCCTCCCACTCGTTCAGGTCCAGGTAGCGCTCCAGTTCGTCCGGTGTGACGTCGTGGAACGTCAGGCGCGCGGTCTCCACGGCCTCGTCGATGGACCCGCCCGGGCCCACCAGGCACACGCCGGTGTGGATGTCATGGGTGTGGCCCAGGAGCTTCTGGAGCTGGCCTCTCGCCGCGTCGCGGTCTGCGGGCTTGGTGAGCGTCTGTCCGGCCACCTCGACCAGTTGGTCCGCGCCGAGCACCCACGCGTCGGGATGTCGTGCGTGCACGGCGCGAGCCTTGCGAGCCGCCAGCTCGCGGACGGCCTCACGGGCCGAAAGGTGGGCGGCCACCGTCTCGTCGACGCCCGGACTCACGGCGCGATAGGGCAGGGCGAGCCCATCCATCAGCGAGCGGCGGGCACTGGAGGTGGATGCCAGAATCAAGGGTCTCATGGGAGCGCCACCCTAGTGCACCCGAGGCGGACCGCGTCGCCGCCCACCGAGTGAACAGGGCAGGCTGGGCCCGTCCATCAGCGAGCGGTGAGCGTTGGAGGTGGAGGACTCATGGGGCCTCACCCTGGTGCACCCAGGAGTGCCTTGCCGCCGCCCGCCGAGCGAGCATGCACGTCCCTGCTTCCCGGCCCCTGGGGTGATGCCGTAGCGTGACGGCCCATGTCGCGGCGCGGTCTGCTCGCCCTCTGCCTCCTCCTCACCGCCTGCAAGCGGAACGCCTCGGCCCCGGAGACGGGAGACGCCGGATCGCCCGAGGTGTCGGCTGTGAAGCCCACCTCTGCCAACGGCACGCACTCCGACGAGCCCGGTGACACCGCGCGCCCCGTGCAGCCGCTCGCGGTCTGCCAGGCCCGGGGCGGCTCTCCACTGGACGCGGCGCGCGGCTACTACGACTCGGGGCGCTTCGAGGAGGCGCTGTCCTGCGCGGCGCAGGCGGCGGCGCTGGAGCCGGACCTGGCCTCGGCCCACGCCGAGCGCGGTGTCGCACTGGCCGCCTTGGGGCGCGAGTCGGACGCGCAGCTCGCCTTCGCCCGGGCGCTCGCCATCGACCCCGGGGACGCGGACGCGCTGCTCGGCGCGGCCCACCTGTACGCGGTGCAGATGACCTCCACGCGCGAACGCGACGAGCTGGGCACGCTCTACGCCGAGCGCGGCCTGTCCCAGCCCGGCACGCCCCCGGAGCTCATCCCGCACCTGGCGCTGGTGTCGGCCATGGCCTTCAACGACCTGGGTCAGGCGGAGGAGGCCCTCGCCCGGGCCGCCATCGTCCTGGCTCGCGAGCCGGGCAGCCGCGAGGCGCTCTACGAGCGAGCCCTGGCCCTCTTCGAGCTGTGCCGCTTCTCCGATGCGAAGCGCGCCTTCCAGGGCCTGGTCGACGACGCGGAGCGCGCCGCGCACGCGCACCAGCACCTGGGGCTGTTGCTGGAGCGGGAAGGAAAGTGGAAGCAGGCGCAGACGCACTTCGACAAGGCGCGCACGCTTGCTCCTGACGACTTCCCGACGCCGCCCCTGCCCACCGAGGACACCTTCCGCGTGGACGTGGCCCGCGCCGTCTCCGAGCTGCCTGCTGACATGCGCAATGACCTGGAGGGCGTCCCCGTCACCGCGGAGGAGTTGCCCGCCGAGGTGGACCTGCTCGCCAACCAGCCGCCCCTGTCGCCGACCATCCTGGGGCTGTTCCGGGGGCCGCCCCTGGGCGCGCCGTGCGACGGGGCGGAGTCGCCGTGCCGCTCGGTGGTGCTGTACCGGCGCAACCTGGCACGGGCCGTGCGCACGCCGGCGGAGCTGCGCGAACAGATTCGCGTGACATTGCTCCACGAAATCGGGCATCTGCGCGGCGAGGACGATGAAGAACTGGCCGCGCGCGGCCTGGAGTGACGCGAATGGCCATCCCCCCGACGCTTCCCGTTGCACGTACGAGCCCCAAGGGCGCGAAGTCCCTGCGCGCGGGCAACCCCTGGCTGTACCGCACCGAACTCGCCGCGCCCCCCGACGTGACGGGCCCCGGCGCGGTGGTGATGGTGGTGGACTCCCAGGGCAATCCCATCGGCCAGGCCCTCTACGCGCGGCGCTCCCCGCTGGCGCTGCGCCTCCTGACGCGCACGCCCCCGCGCGAGCTGCAGGTGAACGACGCCTTCTTCCGCAAGCGCCTGGAGGCCGCGCTCGCGCGCAGGTCCTCCCTGTCCAAGCGTGACGGCCTGCGCCTGGTGCACGGCGAGGCGGACCAGCTTCCCGGCCTCTTCGTGGACCGCTACGGCAAGGGCCTCACCCTCCAGACGCTCTCCGAGGGCATGGACGCGCGCAAGGAGTCCCTGGCGAAGATGCTGGTGGAACTCACCGGCGCCACCCACGTGGTGTGCCGCGACGACGCCTCCGGCCGCGACTTCGAGGGCCTGCCGCGCGAGACGCGCTTCCTGCACGGCCAGGGCGAGTCGCGCTTCACGTACCACGAGGGCGACAACCGCTTCGACGTGGACCTGCTGGGCGACATGAAGACGGGCTCGTTCCTGGACCAGGTGGACAACCACCTGCGCGCCGGAGAGCTGGCGCGCGGCGAGGCGCTGGACCTCTTCAGCTACCACGGCGGCTTCGCGCTCTCCCTGGCCCGCAACTGCACGTCGGTCATCGCGGTGGAGCAGGACGAGAAGGCCGCCGCGCGCATCGGTGACAACGCCCGCGCCAACAACCGGACGAACGTCACCGTGGAGCACGCGAACGCCTTCGACGTGCTCAAGCGCTTCGACTCGCAGAGCCGCCGCTTCGACTTCATCGTCCTGGACCCGCCCGGGCTCGCCAAGCGCCGCGAGGGCCTGGAGACCGCGCTGCGCGCGTACCACGAGCTGAACCTGCGCGCGCTGCGCTGCCTGAAGCCGGACGGCGTGCTCGTCACCTGCTCGTGCTCGGGCAAGCTGGACCGCGCGGGCTTCGAGGAGATGCTGCTGGGCGCCGCCGCGGACGCGAAGCGCCCGGTGCAGATCCTGGAGCGCCGGGGCGCGGGCCTGGACCACCCCGTGCTCGCGGGCCTGCCGGAGACGGAGTACCTCAAGGCGCTCTACGTCCGGGCGCTCTGACGCGGGCCGGGCCGGACCCGCGCGAGGGGCACTACGGCAGCCCCAGCTCCTTGCGCAGCTTGCCCACGACCTTGAAGTACTCGGTCCGGGGGAAGGGGACGTTGAGGATGTGGAAGTCCTTCTTCGCCAGGCCCACACACCCGAAGCAGTAGTTGCAGTCCTGCAGGTTGCGGCACATCACCAGGTAGGCGCTGGTGGTGCAGTTCTCGCTCTGCAGGCAGTAGGCGCACGCATGACAGCTCTTGCACTCCACGCAGTGCGAGCAGTTGTTGCACAGCTCGCACCGGGTGCAGTGCGTGCACTGGAAGCAGCTGTCGCAGTCCTTGCAGAACATGCAGTTGGCGCAGCGCTGACAGCCCTCGCACGCGTAGGAGCCGGGG
This genomic stretch from Myxococcus fulvus harbors:
- a CDS encoding SDR family oxidoreductase, whose translation is MKSRPLTERVVLITGASSGIGRAAARAYAEAGAHVVLAARRLERLEDAAREAKSLGVRALAVRCDVTRGEDVERLMAQVRADFGGLDVLVNNAGQGLYGPLEAISEEQLRQVFELNVFALWRVTRAALPLLRGRRGAHVVNVSSVLGHRGLPLLGGYCASKAAVNAMTESLRTELAAEGIGVRLVSPGLTESEFRDHRLNAQGWAQDAIPLKAMSSEEVARAMVKASVRGRRDTILTLPGRVMVLANRLAPGLFDRVAHRMANPVKKDA
- a CDS encoding PD-(D/E)XK nuclease family protein, whose protein sequence is MRRPPLHNDFSWSKSRHEKFSECLRSYYFYYYRSWGGWESDAPKDVRELYVLKKLANRFSWAGSVVHESIKDVLLDWRAGRVVDPAVVEARARKLMQDDYRHSRGKAYWTQKYRKQFTGLVEHEYAEALPDEAWKQNWETVRVALAWFFNSRWPLLAKSLKPEQWLEVDAGFDFAHFTLGGLKVFAIPDFAFVDQDGAPVVVDWKTGKSRDGYDEQVLGYALYVSQRYRFPVEKVRASLVYLNEGKEQDVQVDLGAMDSFHRHFETSVAKMRALLKDPVTNTPLDADAFPRSETLSPCMRCVFRRPCGREAEALAEQQARAAQSQQVA
- a CDS encoding tRNA threonylcarbamoyladenosine dehydratase, whose amino-acid sequence is MNPQPPPPAPPQPETPPATAATPNAATGSLARPFKLSRRFDRTGRLLGDNAMERLANARVVVFGLGGVGSYAAEGLVRSGIGHLTLVDHDDVCVTNTNRQLHATVKGVGKSKAELMAQRCREINPEARVEAVREFYREEVAEQMLPAGKYDFVVDAIDNVKAKLHLLHRCVSLGIPVVSSMGAAARLDPTAIRVEDLSETHMDPFAKDIRKLLKRKYGVETERHTGITAVYSIEARRMPVALNYDDATDGFLCVCPQDNEFHTCDHRTQIDGSVSFVTSCFGMNAAGVVVRRLASTR
- a CDS encoding TatD family hydrolase, with amino-acid sequence MIDTHCHLDATRFDEDRTLVLERAWAAGLQGILVPGVGTHDWEPLLELSRAEPRLQVGLGIHPQLLPDMTPEEDDAALELLDALLSKGGAIAVGECGLDGPSLPGAPLERQVSVLRRHLALARKHQLPVLMHCHRLHPALIEMFKQEELPEAGVLMHSYSGGVELARFYLQKGCHFSFAGPVTWAEARKPLDALRAIPLDRLMAETDAPDQAPTPHRGGRSEPAYLPHILEGMARVRGEPLDEVAQRTTENARRLFREGFPPASR
- a CDS encoding TolB family protein, with translation MDKRIVGALCCALWVLSTGCGDECVDQFDCRSDKGQPAEGQEWVCTGDNECEQRPIQTPTPEPDAGGGDDDAGVPDAGVPDAGVPDAGTGDDAGTPDGGGQGTGAKGDACTGSGDCGPGLRCEGAPLTCQAMHVAVTGRDDAGVSAALVMRYDTPGMTSLSAAGTDSRYPRWGPGGTHLSFAQGAVDTATEKSAGDLTVREVPLVEGQGVVVADGGTGNTEAFRSMEWEPGTAIAWVRQNGSQRSGISAVTPGGTGGVVQATTTGAFPDWSRDGTTFVYNVNGEGLFTAAGGGAAPTPLANAGTTAEQAHYNRVNDQLLFLANPNNELVTFEGDTTPTPLVRLYNINVTGGGAPQLVADVSTEASTDGTVDSFIASPIWAPDGTWAAYVRAYYFRPTTGGAVLCGGAVSPCQDRSGNVIFLRAINPQDGSATGTEVRLVDDGTLPSFSPDGRFVAFIKAGQLHVQRIDPATGAQEGAAIIHPKAGFTLQTGDSDDHRPRWQPR
- a CDS encoding zinc ribbon domain-containing protein, whose product is MPQTLCPSCGHSPIPRGASACPACGEPFDHLQSYKKVGRTRLDRLGDAVDDEATVFGGDLVTSAVSAHPGPVAAVLGAGAAAWFLRAGGVLGSLQDPSWTYGLVALDLVLALVLVLNRGPVKGIAQTGLTVQLVATAWLARGAPTAPVHVAYFALGLVALFLVVGEPGPARRYTGLGLGLATALASAVLLAMPGTGASLGGGGVRQLLVGSELGYRLELPVGWERLTREQLATHLPLPAATLHGSGVGFGDMARGRYGFLWVERSTGVKLEAGCQGLLSAVGTGEEARTASPAALGSRSKLYTLSTSAGARGTLGCGLLPDGRLVGLAVVAAGSGDAQPGDTGGQESFAAVGEGLALQ
- a CDS encoding Maf family protein is translated as MRPLILASTSSARRSLMDGLALPYRAVSPGVDETVAAHLSAREAVRELAARKARAVHARHPDAWVLGADQLVEVAGQTLTKPADRDAARGQLQKLLGHTHDIHTGVCLVGPGGSIDEAVETARLTFHDVTPDELERYLDLNEWEGCCGSYRVEGAGQALLARLDGDRANVQGLPMVTVVRLLRQAGFTFFERGQP
- a CDS encoding metallopeptidase family protein codes for the protein MSRRGLLALCLLLTACKRNASAPETGDAGSPEVSAVKPTSANGTHSDEPGDTARPVQPLAVCQARGGSPLDAARGYYDSGRFEEALSCAAQAAALEPDLASAHAERGVALAALGRESDAQLAFARALAIDPGDADALLGAAHLYAVQMTSTRERDELGTLYAERGLSQPGTPPELIPHLALVSAMAFNDLGQAEEALARAAIVLAREPGSREALYERALALFELCRFSDAKRAFQGLVDDAERAAHAHQHLGLLLEREGKWKQAQTHFDKARTLAPDDFPTPPLPTEDTFRVDVARAVSELPADMRNDLEGVPVTAEELPAEVDLLANQPPLSPTILGLFRGPPLGAPCDGAESPCRSVVLYRRNLARAVRTPAELREQIRVTLLHEIGHLRGEDDEELAARGLE
- a CDS encoding class I SAM-dependent rRNA methyltransferase, yielding MAIPPTLPVARTSPKGAKSLRAGNPWLYRTELAAPPDVTGPGAVVMVVDSQGNPIGQALYARRSPLALRLLTRTPPRELQVNDAFFRKRLEAALARRSSLSKRDGLRLVHGEADQLPGLFVDRYGKGLTLQTLSEGMDARKESLAKMLVELTGATHVVCRDDASGRDFEGLPRETRFLHGQGESRFTYHEGDNRFDVDLLGDMKTGSFLDQVDNHLRAGELARGEALDLFSYHGGFALSLARNCTSVIAVEQDEKAAARIGDNARANNRTNVTVEHANAFDVLKRFDSQSRRFDFIVLDPPGLAKRREGLETALRAYHELNLRALRCLKPDGVLVTCSCSGKLDRAGFEEMLLGAAADAKRPVQILERRGAGLDHPVLAGLPETEYLKALYVRAL
- a CDS encoding caib/baif family protein, translated to MVKAKGTRTDAGELLAEEKAAREVVASLGKREFLDQLQKLTKSYASDPGNPGSYACEGCQRCANCMFCKDCDSCFQCTHCTRCELCNNCSHCVECKSCHACAYCLQSENCTTSAYLVMCRNLQDCNYCFGCVGLAKKDFHILNVPFPRTEYFKVVGKLRKELGLP